The Lolium rigidum isolate FL_2022 chromosome 1, APGP_CSIRO_Lrig_0.1, whole genome shotgun sequence region agactcaagcatctaagcttggggatgcccaaggcatccccttcttcatcgacaacatcatcaggttcctcccctgaaactatatttttattcagtcacatcttgtgttctttacttggagcgtcggtttgtttttgtttttgtttttgtttttgtttttgtttgaataaaatgaatcctagcattcactttgtgggagagagacacgctccgctgttgcatatggacaaatatgtccttaggctttactcataatgttcaaggcgaagtttcttcttcgttaaattgttatatggttggaattggaaaatgctacatgtagtaattctaaaatgtcttggataatgtgatacttggcaattgttgtgctcatgtttaagctcttgcatcatatgctttgcacccattaatgaagaaatacatagagcttgctaaaatctgatttgcatatttggtctctctaaggtctagataatatctagtattgagttttgaacaacaaggaagacggtgtagagtcttataatgtttacaatatgtcttttatgtgagttttgctgcaccggttcatccttgagtttgcttcaaataaccttgttagcctaaaccttgtatcgagagggaatacttctcatgcatccaaaatccttgagccaactactatgccatttgtgtccaccatacctacctactacatggtatttctccgccattccaaagtaaattgcttgagtgctacctttaaaattccatcattcacctttgcaatatatagctcatgggacaaaatagccttaaaaactatcgtagtattgaatatgtacttatgcactttatattttattaagttgattgttgtgcgataaccatgcttcggggaacgccatcaactattgttgaatatcatgtgagttgctatgcatgtccgtcttgtctgaaggatctatcattttagtggttggagcatgcaaaattgttagagaagaacattgggccgctaactaaagccatgaatcatggtggaagtttcagttttggacatatatcctcaatctcatatgagaacaataatcattgctacatgcttatgcatttaagaggagtccattatctcgttgtccatgttgtcccggtatggatgtctaagttgagaataatcaaaagcgagaaatccaaaatgcgagcattctccttagacctttgtacagagcggcatggaggtacccctttgtgacacttggttgaaacatggcatgcaaagatccggtagtccaagctaagtaggacgaggtgcggacactattagtatactatgcatcgggcttgcaacttgtaagatataatttacataactcatatgctttattactaccgttgacaaaattgtttcatgttttcaaaataaaagctctagcacaaatacagcaatcaatgctttcctctttgaaggacctatcttttacttttattgttgagtcagtttacctatctccctccaccttaagaagcaaacacttgtgtgaactgtgcattgattcctacatacttgcatattgcacttgttatattactttatgttgacaatatccatgagatatacatgttataagttgaaagcaaccgctgaaacttaatcttcctttgtgttgcttcaacacctttactttgatttattgctttatgagttaactcttatgcaagacttatttatgtttgtcttgaagtactattcatgaaaagtctttgctatatgattcacttgtttactcatgtcattacctttgttttgatcgctgcattcattacatatgtttacaaatagtatgatcaagattatgatggcatgtcacttcgaaattatctttgttatcgttttactcgctcgggacgagcgtaactaagcttggggatgctgatacgtctccaacgtatcgataatttcttatgttccatgctactttattgatgatacctacatgttttatgcacattatatgtcatatttatgcattttctcggaactaacctattaacgagatgccgaagagccgattgcttgtttttcgctgtttttggtttcggaaatcctagtaaggaaatattctcggaattggacgaaatcttcgcccgggttcctatttttgcacggagcttccggaagaccgaagagggaaggaagtggggccacgaggcgccgacaccatagggcggcgcggcccaggccccggccgcgccgacctagggtgtggggccctcgtgtggcccctcgcgttgccctttcgcctacttaaagcccccgtcgcgaaacccccgatgcaccgagagccacgatacggaaaaccttccggagacgccgccgccgcgaatcccatctcgggggattcaggagatcgcctccggcaccctgccggagaggggattcatctcccggaggactcttcatcgccatgatcgcctccggagtgatgagtgagtagttcacccctggactatgggtccatagcagtagctagatggtcgtcttctccttgttgtgcttcattgttggatcttgtgagctgcctaacatgatcaagatcatctatccgtaatactatatgttgtgtttgtcgggatccgatggatagagaatactatgttatggtgattatcaatctattgtttatgtgttgtttatgatcttgcatgctctccgttattagtagaggctctggccaagtttttgctcttaactccaagagggggtatttatgctcgatagtgggttcatgcctgcattgacactaggacgatgatgagaaagttctaaggttgtgttgtcttgttgccactagggataaaacattgatgctatgtctaaggatgtagttgttgattacattacgcaccatacttaatgcaattgtccgttgcttagcaacttaataccgaatggggttcggatgataacctgaaggtggactttttaggcatagatgcggttggatggcggtctatgtactttgtcgtaatgcccaattaaatctcactatatttatcatatcatgtacatgcattgttatgcctttctctatttgtcaattgcccgactgtaatttgttcacccaacatgcttttatcttatgggagagacacctctagtgaactgtggaccccggtcctattctttacatagcatacaatctatcgcaattgtgttttactgttttctttgcaaacatcttccactcgatacgtttaatcctttgttacagcaagccggtgagattgacaacctcactcgtttcgttggggcaaagtactttggttttgttgtgcaggttccgcgttggcgccggaatccctggtgttgcgccgcatcacattttgcgaccatcaaccttcaacgtgcttcttggctcctactggttcgattaaaccttggtttcatactgagggaaacttgcttctatacgcatcataccttccacttggggttcccaacggacgtgtgcatctacgcgtatcaaggcgCGGCGGGCGCATATGGTTTTTTTTACGGAACCTTGTCAGAGGGCGAGGATTCCCGCATTGCattagaaaaaagagaaaaatgatCCAATTAATAAGTAAAATCCGGCCCGAAAACCATACATCGCGCGGCTAATTCAGACAAAAGACCACACACTACATCTCATGGCACATCATCTGTGCCGGATACAAGTGCTCCTAGATCTAAGAACGGAGGCCACACCGtgtatccaacaaagataaactCTCCAGACACACGAACTCTCGCCACAAGAAGTGCACCGCTGTACACCCTCGCAACAGAAGTGGTCAAGCATTGACCTCTAACAAGGCGCTCACTGCCTCGATCACCTGAGGCTTGTGTACATCTGGAGATAATGTTGCATCTTCTCATTCAAAACTTCCTCAGTGGATTTCCCTTTGCTCTTGATTTTTGGAACCTCCCCAAAAGCCTATGTCTGCCTATACTCCCGCTTGGTTAGAGGAATATCACAAACATTGTTTTTCTTGTCCAAGCGGCAACAGTGTAGTGTCGCTCTAAGAAAGAAAGATGGAGCGGCCTCCCCATCTGCACATTTAAGTGTGATTCCGACACGGTGAGAGAAAGCTCTTCGAGGAACTCCCTCCACGAAGAAGGTGAGACCCTGTCAAGTGGGTCATCAACATCCATCTAGATCATCTCCTTTGTAGAATTCTCGATGGAAGGGGCACCGGAATCCTTTAGCTCCTCCAATGCCCAAAGGCACATTGGGATCCACAACGAGCTCCTAGAGGTTGGATATGGCACGCACCACCGGGACGACTTTCTCCGAAGCAACCAAAGGCGTGGAGGTGTCCCTCGGGGAGAAACACCCAAATACCTCGAAAGCCCCACTTTCAGCAATGCCAACATTGATCTTAGCCAGACTAGGCGGACTAGTGTTAGCTGTGTTGGAGCCGTCCGCACCACAGTCGTCACAAGCGAAAGCCCTTCCAGAGCAACCACATCCCGTTCCAACACACTCCCAATCCGACTAAGCAAGCCTTGCAAGGACTCTGTCACGGTGCGCAGAGACTAGAACATCTCCTCGAGCTAAGCGGAAGCAAAGCCTTGCAGCTCGGCCCGCAGCAACCTCGCTTGATTCGCGAACACGGACATCAACATCGTGTCTGGAGGAATCGCCGAACAAGCCGATGCGGAGATGGTTGTCGGCTACACACGGATTGGAGGGCCACGGTCTTTAATCACAAGGGAGTGCGGCAATTGATGCCCATGAGCGGTCCAAGGGATGCTGTGGTCCGGCTGCAGGCGAACCGGAGCTTGGTTGGCCTTACGGCGTTGCCAACAGTATCGCTTGCGGTGGCTAGAACGGTGGCATGAGAAGCACATGACACGGCCGTGACAGCCAACCACTTGATGCTCCGGCTCCAAGTATCGGAAGCACGGGTTGTGCACCCTCCGTCTGAAGGCCTTATCACGGTCTCCACCCACTCTACAAGGAGAAGGTTGCGACAGTTGCCGCTGCGGGTGATGATGGTCTCGCACCTCCTGGTTCCTGCTAGCCTAGCTTGTCACCCACATCCTCTGGGGAGGCAGACGGCAACCCCATCACCTGAGGCCTGAAGCTTGGTGGGATACTAGCCGAAGGAGGCGGCACATGGGTCGTGGATGCCGGGGCggccgaggagagtgacggaatgCTAGCAAGAGGAGCTCCATGAGCTCAACCCCAAGGCAACAACCACCAGGAAACTGGATCTGGATCTCGATCTGGATGGGTCCTAGGTGCAGCAGTAGAGCAAGGACAGGGAGGAGGGAGTGAGAGGCTAAGGGGAGGTCCTCGGAAGTTGGAGGGGCCATGTGGCTTGGAGGGAGGAGGGGTTTGCTGGAGGGAGCTACACGGCGGTGGAAGCCGCGGAGTCACTAGTGGCGTCGCGCCAGGGCAcggttaaatgttcatatttcgaCACATAAATCGTGTCGCATATGGTTTCTAGATGCACTCATCTATAGAAGGCTGCTCGGGATATCTACAACTAGAGTGATTAGCGGCTTTCTAAGAGATTATTAGATGCCTAGGCACTTTTTTCCTTCTATTTGGCTGGTTGATTTTTATGAACTTTGTGTGTTCTTTTTGAGGTGTAACTTTGTCCGAAACTTTACGATAAAGACTATGTGTATCAATTGATGCAGCCTTCAGGGCTAAGTTCCCCTTTTCGAAGTTTGAAGAAAAGAGGAAACATAGGGTGCTTGATGTACAAGGCTATGATCTTGTTGTAGGATTGACAGGTGTCGAGACTAACTGAACCTTTAGAATCGATGTCACCGCTTTACACAGGGAAAACTTCAGACCTCAATACTTTGGCTACAGCTTAAGAAAGAGCTCATAGTCGaaaaaacaagaactggccctgTTTCCCTTTGATTATTGAACGGGGGAAGATGCAGAGACGACAGGTGTCTGGAGTCACCGAACCTGAAGAATGCTGTTGCCGCGAGACACAGAAAAGAATTCAGAGCTCAACACTTGGCCGCCGCTCACCCACACATGTCCACGTATCCGGGAATCCGTGGTGCCATGACTCTCTTCCCCGTCCGGTCCAGACAAGGTCTGCTCGTGATTTCCTGAAGAGATGGCAATGGAATGCATGTGCAAGCTCCTTGGAAAATCTTACTATAAAACCTCGAGTACCAGCGCGACAGGCACATATAGTTTTATCTgggtaggctggtgccaatgcatcatcTCATTATAGcctgccacgtcagctttttttctcactctcaccccactctaacCCCACTCTCACCCGTGCACAGGCTACAGtgtcagctctcacttctctctcctccacatcaccatttctttttcagattaagttatttcactcgattttttttagacattcaaaataatacaagaaaattattttattcaactaaaaatgTTACTGATTACAgaataattaataaaattgcataataaattttaaaaattacataataaataaaatttctactcctcttcctcttcttcctgctcctcctcctcgtcgtcatcatcttccagaccaagctctttttccaccatcttgatggccttcgcatgtttgcgtttttctgcttcgttcatgtcggcggttgatcggtctttcattttgttccattgcttgaatagcttagccttcactaaacccttcatcatgttcctcatcgagaaggatttacttcctacctcactgcttgatgaggattccttccccttcctcctacCCTTACATGCTGCGGCCTTGGCCTTATCGCGGCCCGTTGGACGCTCCTCCTCCGTCGTCGCCTCGCTAGAGTTGTACTCACCAGAAAGTCCTAGACGGCTTCTCTTGGAAGTGGACTcggttccactaccaggaccatgttgtcctttccacttcgcttcattgCGAACAGCTTGCCAATGGTGCTGTCTGAACGGCTGAGTCACTCTTTTGTCATTCgcgtacctctccattgccgccttcatgaccatATCATCGTCTGCTCCACTCTGATGTAACGCTGATTCTTGGATGGCGAAGAACTGACATTGGtgcgacgatgtgtcggagagaCATCATCTAGGTGTATTGGTGACCCGTCGGGCTGCAACAGATCCGTGAACAAGGTCAaatctggtggagtccaaccggacatggtggagaagatttgagagagtgaaggagatgaatgagatgaaatgggtgtggagtgagatgggggtatttatagggggtggggatAAAATTCTAGGGTTTTTTGGcttttttcggattttttgaaccagcaacggctaccccaacggctagctgacgtggacgaatcagatcgtgccacgtcagctagccgttacaccctctcgcccgcctctcgcctccctctcgcccccactctcgcctccctctcgctgccaacgctgccgcccgcctctcgcccgcctccctctcgcccccaacGCAGGCGGTAGCCgaccgccgggcgcccgcgccgccgcctcccgctctcgtctcgcccctctctcgcctcTCTCTCGCCCCGCGCCGGGCAATACCGCCCCTGCTACCGCCCCCAATGGCACCAGCCGTAGCAGAGGGAATCGAATATATTTTAGGTTTATTTGGCGATCCCTAACCGAAGAATGCTTGCAAACAAGAGGAGGCAATGGCCTGCGGTGCACTGAACAGGAGCGATCGACGCATCTAGCAACGAAGAGGCATCTTATCTAGTGAAGAAATAGAAATGGTAATCCGAGAGAGCATCAGAGGCAGGTGACCGTTTCTTTCCCGCCTCTTCTTCATCATATCCTAGGAAGGCAAAAGTCCAATCTAGCTCGCCTCGAAAACCTCTGCGTCGTGCTACCCTCCTCTTCTAGCTCGTGCAGATGATAACGGAATATTTGCAGAGTGACCTTTGCCAAAAAGCATAAGGTAGTAAGACAAATGGTAGCACTGCTCGAGGTTTCCAGATTGATGATTCGAAAGCAGCCACACACAAGGACGAAAGAATCACAGAAAGCAGCACAGCCGCACAGTTTCTTTTTGCAACTTTTAACTTGATGAGGAGAGAAAGCTTCTTTATAGACGAGGATGGAGATCAAGGGGATTTCAGTCCACACATCCTCATCATCTCGGTGAGCAACAACAGCCAAAGTTCAGATgggaataaagaacaagcaaatgATAATCGAAATAAACTTGAACTTGGTAATTGTACTAGTCCTTTTTTTCTTATTCATCAGATTAATAAGGGAAACAGTGGACTGACGCTTGTGAAATAAAAATGGCGCCAAAAACAGACTCCGGCGATACTAAACGGCGACGAGACGCCAGACGACTCGACCATGACACGATACAACACTGGCAGCTGCTGCTGTTTGACAGCCTGACCAGTAGGGCTGGCTACAGGAGGCCATGGAGCAAAGCTCCCGGTCTCACACGGTGAGCCCGCGCATGAACTCccactcatcatcatcatcctccgcgGCGCCGGCAGCCGACCCCTCGGAGTCGCTGCTCATGCCGCTGCTCGCCATCTCCGCGGCCTCGTTGTCGAAGGACAGGTACGGCATTGCGCCGAACGCCCTGGCgatcgcggcggcggtggcgccgtCGTTGGTCCTCTGCTTGAGCACCTCGAACATGACCTCGGGCTCGTGGTGCATGGCACGGAGCACGTCGGCGCAGGACGGGCCAGGAGCGGCGCGCGTCACGGCGAAGCAGTGTGGCCCGTCGCTCTGCGACACGCGCACCACGCTCGGCCCGCCGAAGAGGTTGTGCAGGCCGCCGAGGGCCTCCTGGTAGGCGCCTCCGAGGAACATGCCGAGGTAGTAGCCGCGGGTGCCGTGGGTGGGCAGCTCGTGCAGCGGGAGGCTGTGCCTGCCGCCGATGAACTGGTCCACCTTGCCGTCGCTGTCGCAGGTGAGGTCGGAGAGGATGCCGTCGACGTTGGGCCGCTCCTGGAGGCGCTGGATGGGGACGATGGGGAAGAGCTGCTCGATGGCCCACATGTCCGGGATGGAGGTGAACACGGACAGGTTGATGTTGTAGGTCCGCGGCCGCTCCGCCACGCCCATGCCGCGCGCGACGATCTCGCAGAGCCCGTCGACGGCGGCCAGGTGCTCCAGGCCCAGCACCCCCTCCTTGAACTGCTCGGCGCAGCGCCGCTTGAGCTGGTCCGCGTACACGGCGCAGGTGTCGAAGTCGCCGCGCACGGCGGCCGCCATGACGTTGCGGTAGTCCCCGCGGCAGTCGTCGGTGAGCTCGTCGAGGAGGTAGGCCGTGGCGGAGTCGAGGTTGGACGCCGGCGCCGACGCGGAGAAGGCCTCGAAGACGAGGACCGAGTGGTGCGACACGAGCGCGCGGCCGCTCTCGCTGCAGATGACCGGGTGCTGCACGCCCTTCCGGTCGCAGACGCGGCCAACCGCcgcgaccaccgccgccgcgtaCTCCTCGAGGCTGTACGCCACGGACATGTCCGTCTCCGCGGAGTGGGTTCCGTCGTAGTCGATGCCAAGTCCGCCGCCAACATCAATCACGCGCATGGCCGCGCCGAGGCGGGCGAGCTCGCAGTAGATCTGCGCGGCCTCGCCGACGCCGTCGGCGAGCAGGGCGGTGGTGGGGATCTGTGACCCAATGTGGAAGTGCAGGAGCTGGAGGCAGTCGAGCATCCCGAGTCCTTTGAGCTTCGCCACGACGGAGAGGATCTCGGCCGCGTTGAGCCCGAACTTGCCCTTCTCGCCCGAGGTTGCCCCGAAGTGGCCCGCGTGCTTGGTGCGGAGCTTGGCGCGCATGCCGACGACGGGGCGGACGCCGAGGCGGCGGCTGGCCTCCACcacaatgtcgagctcgtcctcctgcTCGAGCACGACGACGGTGTTGAGCCCCATGGTGCGCGCGACGAGGGCGAGGGAGATGTACTCGAGGTCCTTGTAGCCGTTGCAGACGAGGAAGGCGTCGGGGCTGCCGCGCGCGGCGAGGCAGCTCATGGCGAGCAGCAGCTCGGGTTTCGACCCGGCCTCGAGGCCGAACCCGAAGGGCGCGCCGAAGTCGACGATGTCCTCGACCACGTAGCGGTCCTGGTTGCACTTGACCGGGTACACGCCCCGGTAGCGGCTGCGGTAgccggtggaggagacggcgtagCGGAAGGCCGCGTTGAGGGCTTCCACGCGGTGGCGCAGCACGTCCGGGAAGCGCACGAGGAGGGGCAGCGGCAGGCCGAGGCCGCCGGTGGCGGGCGCGGAGGAGGCGCGGGCGACGACTTTGGCCAGGTCGATCTCCTGGCCCGGCAGCGTGGCGGCGCCGTGCGGGCGGATGGCGATGTCGCCGTCGTCGTTGACGAAGAAGTAGGGCGCGCCCCAGCCGTCGACGTTGTAGAGCGCCGAGGAGAGGTCCGCGGACCAGGCGGCCGCGTCGGGCTTGGGGACCTCGGTGGGGCCCAGGAGGAGTGGGGCCGCGGCGAAGCGCGCCGCGTCGCACGCGCTCGCGCCGAAGGCGTGCGCGGCGACGGCGGGTGCCGTGGCGGATTCCACTGCTAGCGCAGGCATCTCGTCGGAAACAGCCGGAGAAAGCTAATCCACTGAATTAAAAAAAAAGTCAggaatctgttttttttttctgctgCTGGTGTAATTTCTGTTCAGTTTCTGGTCTGGTGGTGCTGATGTTAGCGGACGAAGGAAAAAATGAATTGGTGTGAGGCGAGGCTAACGGATCGATCGATCTGTTAATAATCGATTAACAAGAACAAGGAAATGAAGAAAAATTAGCAATACTGTAAGAATCGAAATCTAGGAGTTTGTTGATTCCGACGCAGGATTACTGATGCCAAAAGAGGAAATTCTGGAACGGGAGATAGAAGAAGTCTAGGACGGGATTTTGGATGATCCTGTTGTAAGGAAGGGGGCTTAGAAAGCCGCCGAGGCCGGAGCCCCGGCTACCCCCGCAAACGGAGCAGTCGGGTTTCGGGCGCGCGGCGGGGAGGGTGGCGTCGCCGGTGGTGGAGGCTGGGCACCCCACGCCGGCGTTCAGGAGGAGCGGCGGGGTGACGACGGGCGAGAactcggcggcggctagggttgggattgTGTGGGGAGAATGGGAGGCTGGCGCTCACGAACGAATGAGATGGGAAACGAATGAGCTGCGTGagcgcggtggtggtggtggtgagggtTACGGCTGTGCGTGGCGCCGGTTTTATAGGAGGCCCGCTGCCCGGCCCGCCGCGGGGCCCATCTCGCGTGAAGAAGGAAAAACAGTCACAGCTCTCCGTCCGCGAAGGCGAGCGTGAGGTAGTTGGTGCGGTTTGACCCCGGccggcgttggcgttggcgttggagttgCGGGGCCCAGGCGTCAGTAACGGAAACGCGTGGTTGTTGGGCGGTGGACAGGAGCCGCTCATCGCGACCCATGCCCTTGCAGTTGCAGTGCAGCGCCGAACGCACATGACTTGTGGTGGTGGTTGAATGCTTCCAGGGGAGGGGAGCCCTCGATGAACAAGAGGCTCACGTTCTTTGATCCCTCCCTCGTCCCGTTGCGCCGCTGCTGGGCGGCAGACGCGTCGAGGACCGTTCCTTCTAGGATCGGACGGCGGAGAGACGCCCCAGATCGGACTTCTGCCCGGCTTTGTATGCGGTTGATGCGGGGTTTGGGATTCGCTCGCGTGGTCACGTCAGAATTCAGATCAGCGCGGCGCGGCGCAGGGCGGACCCGCGGCTCACAGCTCGCGCGCCGGCCCACCAGAAAAAAAAACCAGGCCGGGTCAAGGCGTGTACGTAGGGTCAGCAGTGAGACACTACTCCGTGGGAACCAAGCCGAGCCGAGCTGACTGCTGCCACTCCTTTGACCGTGCGAGCTGTACGCCGCGCGCTTGCTACCTCCCTTCGCCCGCTCGGGTCGACGGCTGACCGCACGCTTTTTCGCATTTCGCTCCCTCCCCGCGGACCAAATACACCGAGCGTTATCGTCGTGTCACGAGGGGTAGAGGGATAAGGGGCTTTGAACTGCGGGGTGCAAATGCTTTGCTTTTCTAGTTCGCACGCTATCCTGAATTCCAATGGCTAGGTGGATTCCATTTTCCGCTGGATTTTTGCGCGCGATGGGCTGCCCGGGATAGGATCAGAGGATCACCCACACATAAGCGGCATATCTAGAAAAAATTGTCCAACTTCAACATTCTAATCTTACACTTCTCTAGGCCAAAAGAAAAAATCCAACTTAAACATTCATCTAAGAACAATGTTGAGCCACCCCGAGGGCAATTCCTCGGGATCACCCAGCCTCGAGAATGCAGCGAGTGCCCAACACACCGTATAATCCAACAATCTATTCGGTAACGGTTGCTTCATTGTAATAGAAGAATACcgcaacaaaagaaaagaaaacaaaaaacagcaCAACCGGCAGCACCGCCACCCAACGCAGCGGCATAGCGAACCTTGGCTGTCACCATCATCGGCTTCTGATGGTAGCAGAACCGAGCACCGTTGGCAAGCAACTCTATAGGGCACTTGTAGCATAGCGGACCACTTTGTAAAATCAAAACAAGGATGAGATCTAGGAAGACGAGGGCGAGGTCCCCGCAAGGCGGCCTCACGAAGCAGGACCTGCCAGTGTGGCGGCTCGGGCGTGCTTCACGTAGTGCCACAACAGTCTTCATGACCCCTGATGGCTTGCAAGAACAACAGGGTCGTTCGTTTATATTTTCGCGGAAAATATTATTTTCAGTTTTTATATCGTATCCCAACAAGGAGCGTAGGAGGATGTTTATCAGCGGTGTTTCTGTCGCTCCCAAGGTGTCACAAGTTTTAGGTGAATTTGACTGCAATAATTGAAATGGAAAGCGGTGAGTGTGATTGATAAGAGCTTGGAGtattgaaagtgcaataaagtaaagtgcataaaagtaaaCAGCTAATAAGAAATAAATGAGTTCATGTATATGGAAAAGTAGGCACGGGGTGACTATgttcatggtgatagtgaatgtgtcaggtggaataaatgtgataagttAATATAATTCTTTATATTTATATCTGAGAAGGCAAGCAATCCATAAGAGAAGAAGACTCCActtggtagatttcatcttcCTCCAATAATCCTTCTGCCTATTACCAAAGACCTGGTCAGCGCATCTATGAAGGTGGTTAAACCGGAGTAAAGATTTAAGCTCGGTGGTTCCTTTTGTGATTCCTCGAGTATtgctagatcctctttgatatcgGTTGTGTCACTCGGGGCGTCGTCGATTCACTAGCACACAAGTTCTTATTTATGAGTTCTTGAGATATAAACCATCAAGACCATGCCTATTGTgtataccttacttagtaccattactataattatggtagtaagggaaacaaTACCTTATCTTAAACAATTCTTTTAGAATTAAGCTTTGGATCACcgtagctggtagaaccaagttttgggtacccagataggaagctatcatcacaaccattagtaaagtccattagtacaataagatgtcctaattctagtatctttggagagtaagactataagcttagagtgttggaagaaatcatagaaattgaagaaagtatcagtgcgagACACAAGAAGATTGCTGGAAGGATCTgaacaagggatatatccaattgtATCTATTGAGATCATCAAGAAGTTTGAAAGGatcgtgatctgttcaagtcagttccacattccgaaaaatgagagcgttcgaacttcggtacgaagttcagtttaagggggagaggctgtaagatcccaggtttagaggctacaaaatgagacaacaccaaagtgtgcattgcattcatgcatagaaaatccgagaaatttttgcgctt contains the following coding sequences:
- the LOC124684995 gene encoding arginine decarboxylase 1, translated to MPALAVESATAPAVAAHAFGASACDAARFAAAPLLLGPTEVPKPDAAAWSADLSSALYNVDGWGAPYFFVNDDGDIAIRPHGAATLPGQEIDLAKVVARASSAPATGGLGLPLPLLVRFPDVLRHRVEALNAAFRYAVSSTGYRSRYRGVYPVKCNQDRYVVEDIVDFGAPFGFGLEAGSKPELLLAMSCLAARGSPDAFLVCNGYKDLEYISLALVARTMGLNTVVVLEQEDELDIVVEASRRLGVRPVVGMRAKLRTKHAGHFGATSGEKGKFGLNAAEILSVVAKLKGLGMLDCLQLLHFHIGSQIPTTALLADGVGEAAQIYCELARLGAAMRVIDVGGGLGIDYDGTHSAETDMSVAYSLEEYAAAVVAAVGRVCDRKGVQHPVICSESGRALVSHHSVLVFEAFSASAPASNLDSATAYLLDELTDDCRGDYRNVMAAAVRGDFDTCAVYADQLKRRCAEQFKEGVLGLEHLAAVDGLCEIVARGMGVAERPRTYNINLSVFTSIPDMWAIEQLFPIVPIQRLQERPNVDGILSDLTCDSDGKVDQFIGGRHSLPLHELPTHGTRGYYLGMFLGGAYQEALGGLHNLFGGPSVVRVSQSDGPHCFAVTRAAPGPSCADVLRAMHHEPEVMFEVLKQRTNDGATAAAIARAFGAMPYLSFDNEAAEMASSGMSSDSEGSAAGAAEDDDDEWEFMRGLTV